A section of the Verrucomicrobium sp. GAS474 genome encodes:
- the pilO gene encoding type 4a pilus biogenesis protein PilO, protein MSASPNKKGLSKGEKQKLFVFLIVLFALANIFAFSLVQEKFQDTARNLKKLRADLSYSRIWIGDRALWTQREAWLAKTQPKLSEVGDAGQGSARLLESLQQAAKKNNLAIVSQSLQEPRGTPFYREVSVQLSVTGSLESLCRWLSEVEQPDLFQAISRFSLKCDGPDGSKMRCEMTVARWYSLK, encoded by the coding sequence GTGTCGGCGTCGCCCAATAAAAAAGGCCTCAGCAAGGGGGAGAAGCAGAAGCTCTTCGTCTTCCTGATCGTCCTCTTTGCGCTGGCGAACATCTTCGCCTTCAGCCTCGTGCAGGAGAAGTTCCAGGACACCGCGCGGAACCTCAAGAAGCTCCGCGCCGACCTCTCCTATTCCCGGATCTGGATCGGCGACCGCGCCCTCTGGACCCAGCGCGAGGCGTGGCTCGCCAAGACCCAGCCGAAGCTCAGCGAGGTCGGCGACGCCGGGCAGGGGAGCGCCCGCCTCCTCGAGTCGCTCCAGCAGGCGGCGAAGAAGAACAACCTCGCCATCGTCTCGCAGAGCCTCCAGGAACCCCGCGGCACCCCGTTCTACCGGGAAGTCTCGGTCCAGCTCTCCGTCACGGGATCGCTCGAGTCGCTCTGCCGCTGGCTCTCCGAGGTCGAGCAGCCCGACCTCTTCCAGGCCATCAGCCGTTTCTCCCTGAAATGCGACGGCCCCGACGGGTCGAAGATGCGGTGCGAGATGACGGTGGCCCGCTGGTAT